DNA sequence from the Coregonus clupeaformis isolate EN_2021a chromosome 30, ASM2061545v1, whole genome shotgun sequence genome:
AGTATCCTTCTTGATAAGACAGGCCGACTgacgtgacagacagacagacagacccacacCAGCCTAAAGATGTCCTGTGACCCGTCTTTCTCTATGTATTTTACAACATACCTGAGTGACAGACCTTCACATCTCCTGactccccccctctttctctctcaccgtCTATCAAATCATTGTGACATATTGGACTGGGAGAGACAGGATTATAAAATGATGCTAGGAAGAGAAGCCAATGTAATTTCAGGTACGATGGTACACAGACATGCAGGGAAGATGTGGATACATGGGGAGGGAATGATTGACAGACAGAGGATACAGACAGCCAAGCTAATGTGGGTTACAAATGGCAAGTCTTATAGATGTTTATTACTAtcacatttttatattatttGCCATGATTTCAATGTCTTCGACAGTTGGCAACATCATCTTTTATGATTCATTTATTTTTCTACTAACTTTTTGAATACAAAAAGTCAACGTTGTTTTTAGTTGGCGATCAAGTTTTGCTTTGTATTTTCTCATTTTTATATATTGTTTTATAGATCATTTGCATATATGAGGTGATTCATATTTAGATTATTTTCTACATATTTCTACATGAATCAAGATAATCATAATTTTACCCTAGCCAGGTTTTCATAGTAAATAAATTGGGTGAAAATGCTGTATAGCATTAAGCAAATCTGTGTATTTTTGTGcattatatctatctatctatccatatacagtattatagatacagtatgtacgtACATGTTCATTATGAGTTCCAGTGCCTACTGGCCCTCTATCCAGAGCACCAGATTACATGCTTACTCTAGTCTATTCTACTTTACTCTCGCCTTTTCACCACAAGTGTGACGTCATTATTGGTATGATATTGTAATTTATGTGTAGACCTCTTTGTGTACTAGCTTTCTGTATTTATtatgtctgtgtctctttctacGGTGTATTAAACTATGTCCGCTGTTAAACGTTATCTTTCCCATACCTCTTCATGTCATAGTATAACATAACACTATTGCACACTGTAATGGTGTGGTGGGGAGCAGTATTTCTATATATTTACAGTTCGCAGGGAGtgaaatacacatacacacacacacattcaatatTCCTTTCATGCCCTGAACAATGCACGCTGTCAATCCAAAACAGGATTACCTGATCGGCAGATTGGGATGAAAGGCAAACGTGTAGATTGGTTGCTTTTTGCATCTTAACGTATAGAATGTATTCTTTGTAGGCCTGGGTAGAAATAATATTTACATGCCAAAAACCCCTTTTTGAATTAGACAATGGCAGGAATTATGACATAAGCATTTAGAGAAAAGGAGAACAGAGGTATTGGTATGGATAAAAGAGAAGAaagaaaaagctttttaaatgTCACTTTGAATGTAAATACAACCCAAACGATTGTTTTATTTATCAATGCGTTTGTTTGATACAAGTGTGTGGGTTTTAAAACTCTGTCTTAAGTTTACTTCAAACGTTGCAAGtagttttattgtatttttttgtaattaACCTATTAATTCATATTTTCCTGTATTGACAACTAATGACAGTGATTTGGCTGTTTTAGAAAAATAGTTAATAGATAAGAAAAATGTAAACTAAAAGGCAAAAAAAAATCCTCCCACCATTCCTTAAATGTTGCAAAACAAgataaaaaaactaacaaaaaaaagaaacattTTACATCAATAATAGTAGAAGTGCGCAAGTGAGATTTGGTTCTGTGTGCTGAGATTACATCAGTAGCTTTTGTTGTTTTAGAATATACAGTAGAATCAATGCCAACCCATTGAAAACTGAGGTTAAAATTATGTTAATGTTCATCATGTCCATAAATGTTTCCTGACTTGTAAGGGGCACTTCGCCATCATTTTAAAAAAGTATCGCTTTAAGCATTGCAGTACAGTGAGTATCTGTGTTGAGAGtctgtttgtgtcccaaatggcaccctattccctggtcAAAAtaatgtactatatagggaatagggtgccatttcggacactCATCATGTGATGatgaggatgggagggagggatgcaGTGAGCTAGCTTGTGATGGAGCACAACAGGGAGTATATGCAATGTGCTGGCTCTGCCCTCACTGCTCACCCCACTCAAACTAGCCTACAGTCTACCCCGAGACAGATCCGGGTTCAAATAggttttgttttctttcaaaggagagtttgattgagcctgcctggatTGCAAGATGGGCGGAGACAaaggtttgcacttttgggaacACTCTATTGGGTCCATTGTGCCAGAAGCACAGCTTAAGTAGCTGAGAAAAAAACAAAtgttatttgaacccaggtctgactgCAAGCCAAGCTATCATCCACTGTTACTGTTTGGATTGTCTCTGGCTTGGCAGAAAGGCAGTGGGTGCATCCGCATTGGCACCCACTTATACAGCGCACTAATTTTGACAAAAtgtgtacactatatagggaatagggtgccaattcaGACGCAGCCAGTGAGTCTGACTAAATGAGAGGTTTGAGTGAGCTCAGCTCCCTGTAGTTTGCTGTTAGACACACTCAGGACAAAACAAATTCTTTTTAGAAATCTATTTTCATACAGAATGATAATATTATTCTATCACGACTATGgtttgtgtctcaaatggcatcttattcccttacactgcactacttttcaccagagccatTTAGGGCCCTGTGTTCAGGAaaatccctatgggccctggtcaaaagtaaagcactatagagtgccatttgagacgcagcctaTCTAGCTGCTAACCATCTGTGTTTGTCATGGTGTGATTTCAGTAGTGTCAGGGCAAATGTTAGCTTTGAATGAGTTGGGGAATAAGTGAACTACTGAACACACAGATACGCACTCTACTGCCTGCCTTTCTAGCTACTTCTGCTTTGCTTTTCATGTGGTCAGTGAGGGGATCGTCTAAGCCAGGTTTAGTGCTAGCGTTTGCTACTTTCCCCTCTCTTACTTCATTTCCAGTTTTTTATACCTACAACATCAAATAAAAAAGTGAATAATAATTGCATATAGAAGAGAATAACAGCATCAGCTTCTTTAAGGTACGAAACGTATATGGATTTACAGTCatggtggagggatggaaggaatgAGGGGACGGATACTGTGTATTTCACTGCCTGAGGGGAGACCGAGTCcctctgtgtggtgtgtttggGGTGCCATTAGCACAATGGAACTGGGGGACTGGTGGGTACAGTAGTGTATTGGTAGCCtgctcccagatctgtttgtgctgtatagccaactcctatggtcgttATCATGCTAAAgtcataggagttggcaagacggcacaaCCAGATCTGTGACCAGGCTATTGTGTTCGTGCTAATTGGTTGAGACTGAAGTGGAGAGAGTTGGGGGGGCACTGTGTGGAGTGGTGTTGTACTGTATGTTATGTGTCCAATGACATTGTAACGATCTGCATTATGAATCAGCCACTTGTAACTAAATATGtgataattaattaaataaagaacCTTGGACTAATCGGAACCAAAAGCGGCGTCATTGGTTTGTGTCATCATTAGCATCACTCATAGCATCAATGTCTAAAGATGGTGACATGCATGTTTATCCTCAACAGATCAGAGAAATTAGATATTGATCACTACTATACAGAACAGCTAGATTGTCACGGTGTCCATTCTATACCTAAAATACAGCTCCTGAAAAGCTGCAGAAGACTGCAACATTTGACCTAGTGACTAAATCTTAGGGATCAAAAAACAAGAAAACATGTGAAGTATGACTGTATCATAAACGTTTCATTTGCTTGTTGTGTTGTGCATATCATCTAAATCTGAGATCCAGTATTGTGCGGTGAGTTTGCGTTGGTCATCTCCTCAGCGTGAGCTGCTGCTGAACTGAGTAAAGTACTGGGCCGTGGGTCTGTTGGTATACAGCGTCTTGGACAGGTACTGCTGACTGGTGAGACAAGATGGAGAAAATACACTGTGAAATCTGTTTTACAACAAAAATGTCTTTTTTTTTATGTGAAAACTGGGACTTTGAATTCTTTCACCATGTACGTAATAGTATCTCTTTATACTTTGACagtacagtgtttgtgtgtgtgtctctattgAATATGGTTATGTGCCATGATGTTGCTCACTCGGTATCTGTAAAGAAAGAATGTAAAGAtggatgtgtgtgagtgtggttgtGTGCTTACTGTTCGCGCTGCTCTCTGGCCAGCTGTTCGTTGTATCGGTCCATCTcaatcctcttctccttcttcagCTCCATCACTTTCcgctcctcctcttcatcctctcgGGTCTGCACCATGCGCTGGATGTCCCAGGCAGCGTCTCTCTGCTTCTCAAACTCCCTCAGCCTCTAAAATGATTTGAGAAAATAGGGGAAATATGAGAAATATGATAATAAGCCTGAGGGTGAAGATCGAAGGAGAGGTTCATGATGAGATTGCTTCTTCAGGAGATGAATCAACAATGATGATTGCCTATCACAACCATAGAGATAAAACAATGTTATTTATATGATCACAACAATCAATAGAGACTCTATGAATGTGTTCTCTTTGAGCTGAATGCAGATTTTGAACTGATTTGACTTTAAAATATGCATTAGTGTCAATGGAAGATTTGCACTAAAATTAAAGTCGTTCACAAGTAGCCGAGGTTatcagtacctctccctctaggCGCTGTTCATCTCTCTGCCTGCGGATGGCGCTCAGCTGAACTGGGCTCATCCCCCTCCACCTGTCCGTCAGCACCCTGGGCCCGCCCACTGGGCCTCCACCTACTTCTCTCTCTGCAGCCTTGGGACATTCTGTCAGGATGTCTGATGTCACCATGTGCCACACCTctgccatctcctctccctccttcctcatgcgctccttcctctctttctctacacgcTCCACAGCCTGTGGGTGGGGGTCATAGAGAGGGTTAGAGTTCAAGGGTCAGAAGTTAGACCAAAAGTTCCATGACCTAAGAGAAGAGAGAGTTAAGGGTCACTGTCACAAGATCTGGGGAGTAGGTAGAAGTTGCACTGATACACagtcatacactgagtgtacaaaacattaggaacaccctctctttccatcacttgttaaatccacttcaatcagtgtagatgaaggggaagagacaggttaaagaaggatttttaagccttgagacaattgagacatagattgtgtgccattcagagggtgactgggaaagacaaaatatttatgtgcctttgaacggggtatggtagtacgcACCGCTTTGAGTGTTTCAAGAACtgaaacgctgctgggtttttcacactcaacagtttcccattcATATCAAGGATGGTCCACTACACTGAGGacaaccagccaacttgacacaactgtgggagcattggagtcaacattggccagcatccctgtggaacgctttcgacaccttgtagagttcatgccctgacgaattgagactgttctgagggcaaaagggggtgcaactcaatattaggaaggtgttcttaatcttttgtacactcagtgtatatttaggGCTTGATTCAATCTGTATAGCGGAAGTTCATCACTATAGCGcgatttaaatttaaaggcaatgttcctgcatttatggagactgcattcacggtaaacgctgcatatgtcggctcgaTCATGCTATAGTGCTGAACTTCCACGATACAGATTGAATCAAACCTTTACTCTTCAACCTAattgttatggttagggttaatcTGGTCCTAGAGAGAGCAAGGGCATTAACGTCTATCTGGAGCCAGTCAATTACTTCCTAAGAGGCTACCTGCTAAAAGGACTATGTCTGTCTGAACCACTCTGTCAGTCTGTAGTGTAGCTTAGCTACTGTGCATAAGGGGTTATTACAGTTTTTCTttatcgctttggtactattttcacaagtatgtggtaaaatGTCACAACTCTTTGTACAAAATtctaaacagatcatcaaaaaggctgtTTTTTTCTCAACTTTAAGCACCTTTTCatttgactaagtacaacacacaaaatcacacagtaaccttttcaccaaacttaatcagtgtttcatctaaaaatacctttcatataaaataattgcctgtcacaatgcaatgctcacaatactttcatatgattctcttctcatttgtttaaatacatttgaccatcacttaatccaactgcgcttaatggttaatcacttaaccgtttggtaaaTCTAgagattttaaactggtttgtctactatatatggattttgagaactacagaaataaaatgtgtgtttgtaaagtataaacatctaaattacatgtatgatacatgataaccatacataatgaATACTCGTTATGactaattgatttcacatagtggtaaccacaattggtcaccatataaaaacacttgcaatttctttcaacatggagcaggatagacagcaagggagaggaagaaatcaaagagctcgtggacaaggggcccgtcagagaggtcaaagaggtgggcatgggccccatcaaagaggtcaaagaggtgggcatgggccccatcaaagaggtcaaagaggtgggcatgggccccgtcaaagaggtcaaagaggtgggcatgggccccgtcaaagaggtcaaagaggtgggcatgggccccatcaaagaggtcaaagaggtgggcatgggccccatcaaagaggtcaaagaggtgggcatgggccccatcaaagaggccaaagaggtgggcatgggccctgtcaaagaggtgggcatggccctgtcaaagaggtcaaagaggtgggcatggccctgtcaaagaggtgggcatgggccccatcaaagaggtcaaagaggtgggaaTGGCCctgtcaaagaggtcaaagaggtcaaagaggtcaaagaggtgggcatgggccccatcaaagaggtgggcatggccctgtcaaagaggtcaaagaggtgggcatggccccgtcaaagaggtcaaagaggtgggcatggccccgtcaaagaggtggacatcagagagagggaggcagacggcAGGGAACTGTTGTGTCTGTTGAtgaccatgtggtaaacagaggcCTTACCATGGCAGAGACTGACAGATTAGTTCACCCCAATATGAAAAGATCAACTGTCAATTCGATCGGGAGAACATTTCGCCAAGAAAACCGGTAAGTCTGCAGGATATGCATTatgctttaccattacatttacagtaaattacattgtaatgcatgtaaattcacaaaacatgttacagtatgatctattgacagtatactctaccctcagaattgacagaagaccccaTGGTGGTGGCCGTGGCCGTGTGCTGACCGATCGTCCAAATTCCTGGACAACATGGGGGAAACATCTCCATGTGCGCAGCTATCTCTGAAGATGGTGTGGTAGGATGTAGgccattacttggatcctacAACGCTGCTCACTAAATGAaattgagcaggcctgtcaaggtgaaggggtcacctatgtcattgtgtgggacaatgtcaggttccaccatgcagaGGTGGTTCAGGCATGGTTTCGGGCCCATCCCCGATTCGTGACCCTATACctgcccccatactctcctttcctcatccCTATAGATTTTTTTCagtatggaggtggaaggtgtatgatcgccatccccatgagcgtgccaccctcctggccatggatgaggcatgcgaCGACATCAATGCAGACCAATGTCAAGCTTGGATTCTCCATGccaaaagttttttttttcccgcggtgcatgaacaatgaggacattcactgatgtggatgagaatttatGGCCAAATGCTTAAGAGAGGCGTGATACAAATTAATGTGTGCTAAACGTTGTTTTATTTTCATTCCTTTAATTAGGTTAATTTCATTTATTACATTTGATTACAGACAGTATACCTATGTTGCAATTATatctgaaaaatatatattttctttgcatgaatgattgtagaggatgtcttcattgatcacacctttgattacaCATTGGATAGATATCATGGAAATTCTAGATTTTCTGTCAATTTTGTTGGGTAATACAAGTatattgcctaatgtgaaaactgtaatttacagtactgtagcatattactttCAGCACTTCTATGGATGATTTGAAACGCGTATCTTGCattgtttgctattggattaactcgTAGTTAAAACGACTAAATTGAAAAGAtttcattatgttgtgttttggtgattaaaccaatgctctcattacatttcacaataaacgtatattttgaatcaatgattgtgtggtgagagatgtttacaatccaaatgaatgcacaatgacaggttttgaatgaaagactggctccgttacaagtgtgaccagtttggagttttgtgccaagagttgtgaaaatgtatcaCATACTtctgaaaatagtaccaaagcaaTTTAAAAAATCTAACAGAAACCACATTGACATGAAAACCAGCGTGACCAGAAGCATTTATAATGATGCCTCCCACTGGGGAGAATCTATTCATATCAAGTCAGACAGGCAAATGAGATGAGGGAAAAAGCTTTTTAGAAAGGAGACCATCTGCCCACGCATACATCAAAGCAGTTTGTGTCGTCGTGTGTGAGCGCAAATCAGTTTACTTGCTTAGTGCCTCTAATGTGCTCATCATCTCCCCTGAGTGAGTGTGTACGCATCGCTTAATGTCTTCAATTAGTTttgtaattaaaataaaaaaccaTGTCACAGCTCACAGTCTCATCTGTGCATCCTTGGCTGGTGgcatgtgtgagagtgtgtgtctaCCCGAGCATGGTTGTAGTTGTTGAGAGCGATACGGCCAGCCCTCTTACACTCCTCTTCCAGAGCGTCTAACTGAACAGCCCTCAGGTCCTGCAGTACCAGCTCCGTGCCTTTCAGtagctctgcacacacacacacacacacacacacacctatttaGTTCAGATAGTGTCCTTAAATCATCCAAATGCCTCTTGTCATTCTGCACAAACACCACTCATATACTCCCACGGTCACAGTGCGTATTCTCAGGGGGTGTTGATGGATGATGCTACTGTTTAGAGTGCAGTTATGTGTATGAGAGCGTGTTGTGTTATTTGTGTGGGTGATGTGTAGTGTAGGTGTGCATAGTGTGTATGATAGCTGTGTGTCTGTTTCACCTTTGTGTTTATTCTTCTTCTGCAGTTTCtcattctgttctctctgtgctcgtagtgctctctctgtctgctccatCTGAGCTCTCCTCTTGTCATTGTCCCCAATGCCTTCTCCCTGAGTACAGCATACAACagagaagcagaagaagaagacacacacacacatacacacacacacacacacacacatatatacagtacagtatggccATGAAAACACACAATTAGAAAATAAGTAAAATGCTTTAAAAGAAAATTTGCTAAAATCCAGGTCAGGAGATATGCATTTCTTCCATGGCATCTTCTACAGAATGACTGTGTAAGAAATGCATTATTCATTCATTCCAACATATTTCCCAATTTCCCTTAACACTTTGATATCTTGTTGCTTATAACAGTGTCATCTGTGATACCTGGAACACTTGCATACTGGCAGGTCCCAGCTCAGACTCTGGGATGGGAATGTACAACCCGAGCGCCCCCTGCCGGAGAACATTGAGATCAGCATCCCGGGTGTCTTCTGCCCGCTGTCGGATGGCCCGGTACTGGATGAGGTCTCTGTTtaactctgctctcctctcctcctcctcctgctgctgttGCATCAACACTTCATCTTGAGTCACTCTCAACAtatctgaagaaaaaaaacacaggCAATTTATGGTAAAATGCTTTCAAATTTGGTTCTTCCTCAGTTCCTCGTCTAAAACTTCAACTTGTCCCCTTGCCTTGTGCTTACCGAAGGCCCTCTCTCGCTGACTCTCCATCTGCTCCCTTTCTTTGTTCTCCACCACCTGTTGCTCCAGTGCTTTGAGATCCAGACCCATCACTCGGTGTCTGGTGTTGAAAATGTTCGCCTGGCGCGCAGCCTCTGCGGCCCGTCGGCGTTCCACTGCCACATCCGCGGAGTTGTCCACCGGCAAATCCACTTTATACATGACTCTTCTAGGTTTGTTGGATCTGTAGTAGGCAGAGAAGTTTAACAAGATATAATGATTTTGTTGCTTTGGCGATTAAACATTCATAATACTATGAAAACTTTGCCGAAAAGTACCAAAAAACAGGTGCAATTGTCATCATTCAGAGAGGTCACCTTCTTCACTCCCCTTTTGTTTAGATGATACAAAATCACCATGGTAACACCAGTGAACTAAATGTGCAACAAAAAAGTATCTAGCTAACAAGATTGATCATATCAGTTTCACTGTAATAATAATGCCATCAgtgagtgtgaatactttcgatTACAATGCTATTTTGATAAATGTGAGAAATAAACAGTAACATTGTGGCGCTTTGGATACATTGTAGAAGCAACATCTCGCGAGAACTAATTCACTTAGCGCGCGCTCAGAGGTCTCCAATCGTGCAGGAAGACTGTAAAATGGCGCATTGTTGTTGCAGTCGTACATTTT
Encoded proteins:
- the ribc1 gene encoding RIB43A-like with coiled-coils protein 1, which gives rise to MYKVDLPVDNSADVAVERRRAAEAARQANIFNTRHRVMGLDLKALEQQVVENKEREQMESQRERAFDMLRVTQDEVLMQQQQEEEERRAELNRDLIQYRAIRQRAEDTRDADLNVLRQGALGLYIPIPESELGPASMQVFQGEGIGDNDKRRAQMEQTERALRAQREQNEKLQKKNKHKELLKGTELVLQDLRAVQLDALEEECKRAGRIALNNYNHARAVERVEKERKERMRKEGEEMAEVWHMVTSDILTECPKAAEREVGGGPVGGPRVLTDRWRGMSPVQLSAIRRQRDEQRLEGERLREFEKQRDAAWDIQRMVQTREDEEEERKVMELKKEKRIEMDRYNEQLAREQREHQQYLSKTLYTNRPTAQYFTQFSSSSR